A single window of Nicotiana sylvestris chromosome 5, ASM39365v2, whole genome shotgun sequence DNA harbors:
- the LOC104237206 gene encoding purine permease 1-like, producing MEHKGLSTNLRRILLLINCLILAVGICGGPLMMRLYYVEGGSRVWFSSWLQTAGWPLTLIPLAILYCYRRKTQDSNTKLYFITPRIFIASFIIGVVTGLDDFLYSWGGSKLPVSTSSLLLAAQLAFTAVGAFFIVKLKFTPYSINAVILLTVGAVLLGIRSNGDRPEGVTSKAYILGFMMTLLAAALYGVILPCIELIYLKAKQVITATLVLEIQMIMCLAATTFCTMGMIVNNDFQAISREAKQFNLGEARYYTVIVWTAIIWQCFFVGVIGVIYCSSSLMSGVMIAVLLPVTEVLAVIFYRENFSGEKGLALFLSLWGFVSYFYGEFRQTKKQKNKSPENETTTMHTECV from the exons ATGGAACATAAAGGATTAAGCACCAACCTGAGGAGAATCCTCCTGCTTATTAACTGTCTTATACTCGCTGTTGGTATCTGTGGTGGCCCTCTAATGATGCGTCTATATTATGTCGAAGGAGGTTCAAGAGTATGGTTCAGTAGTTGGTTACAAACTGCTGGATGGCCACTCACTCTTATACCTCTTGCCATCCTATACTGTTATCGTCGAAAAACCCAAGACTCTAATACCAAGCTTTACTTTATAACACCCCGAATTTTCATTGCATCGTTCATCATTGGCGTTGTAACTGGTCTTGATGATTTTCTTTATTCGTGGGGCGGGTCAAAACTCCCTGTGTCAACCTCTTCACTTCTTCTTGCTGCCCAACTTGCCTTCACGGCAGTAGGTGCTTTCTTCATAGTAAAGTTAAAGTTCACACCCTACTCCATCAATGCAGTAATTTTGTTGACAGTTGGTGCTGTTTTATTGGGTATTCGATCTAATGGTGATCGACCAGAAGGTGTGACAAGTAAAGCCTATATTCTTGGTTTTATGATGACACTATTGGCGGCAGCTTTGTATGGAGTCATTTTGCCTTGtattgagttgatttacttgaaggCAAAACAAGTTATTACTGCTACGTTGGTGTTGGAGATTCAGATGATCATGTGTCTTGCTGCTACTACTTTTTGCACCATGGGAATGATTGTAAATAACGATTTTCAG GCAATATCGAGGGAGGCAAAACAATTTAACCTCGGAGAAGCTAGATATTATACAGTGATAGTATGGACTGCCATTATTTGGCAATGCTTCTTTGTGGGTGTTATTGGAGTCATTTACTGCTCTTCTTCTTTGATGTCTGGGGTTATGATCGCAGTTTTACTTCCTGTTACTGAGGTATTAGCTGTAATTTTTTATAGGGAAAATTTTTCAGGTGAAAAAGGCCttgctctttttctttctctttgggGTTTCGTCTCATATTTCTACGGAGAGTTCAGACAAACAAAGAAGCAGAAGAATAAAAGTCCAGAAAACGAAACGACAACAATGCATACTGAGTGTGTTTGA